The genomic segment CTAAACGTTTTGCTAACGAGTCTACCAATGAAAAAAATTTATCTGGAAAGATTATTTTGAGAGGGATTCCTGGAAAACCAGCTCCGGTACCAATATCAGCAACCATATTTCCCTGAACCCATTGGGTTAATGTTAAAGAGTCCAAGAAATGTTTAACCATAATCTCTTCCGGATCAATAATACTCGTTAAATTCATTTTTTCGTTCCATTCAACTAAAAGGTCTCCATACAAAGAAAACTGCATCAATTGAATTTCAGTAAGATTTATTCCGATTTTCGTACTAACGAGTTCTTTAAAAGAAGAAAGGTGTTCAGGAAGCATCGTTCTTCACTCCCCGGCGTCTTTGCTCTAGGTAAACCATCAAAACTGAGATATCAGCTGGTGTTACTCCCGTAATTCGCGAAGCCTGACCGAGATTAACAGGATAGACTTCCTTCAAACGCTGTCTTCCCTCTGTCGATAATCCCAAAACCTCGTCATATTGAATATTTAAAGGGAGGAGGCGTTCTTCCATCTTTGCAAACTTCTCAATTTCAACCCTCTGCTTATCAATATAGCCTGCATACTTTGTTTCGATCTCTGCCTCTTGAAGCACTTCCTCTTCATAATCTATAAGACTAGAGATTAATTTTTTTAACTCTTGAACCGATACTTCTGGACGACGAATTAGTTCTTCAGCACTAAGTCCACCTTTGGCAGGAGTTGAATGAACTGAACTTAAAAGCTCTTGGAATTCTTGATTAAGAGGTGAGAAAACAGTTTCATGCCATAATGTTTTCACTTTTTCAAGTTCTTCACGTTTTTGATCAAATCGCTGCCAACGCTCATCATCCACCAAGCCAATTTGCCGACCTCTATCAGTCAAACGCAAATCTGCATTATCTTGTCTAAGAACGAGACGATACTCCGCTCGCGAAGTCAGCAAACGATAGGGTTCTTTGACCCCTTTATTGACTAAGTCATCTACAAGTACACCTAAATATCCTTCAGAACGCCGAATAATAAAAGGATCTTTTTCTTTTGCCCTTAAGGCCGCATTGATCCCGGCTAACAAACCTTGAGCTGCTGCTTCTTCATAACCAGAAGTTCCATTCAGCTGTCCAGCCGTAAAGAGCCCAGGAAGTTTTCTAACTTCCAAACTTAAGGAAAGCTGATGAGGTTTAACATAATCATACTCAATAGCGTACCCCGGCCTTAAAAGCTTTACCTTCTCTAACCCAGGAATACTTCGTAAAATTTCATATTGGACATCCTCGGGCATACTTGTTGAAAGACCTGCGACATAGAGTTCGTCACTATTCCAACCTTCTGGCTCTAGAAAAATCTGATGAGCAGATCGATCCGCAAAACGAACGACTTTATCTTCAATCGAAGGGCAATAACGAGGTCCAATGCCCTCGATTTCACCCGAATAAAGCGGAGCACGATATAAATTATCCCTAATAATCTCGTGAGTTTGTAGTGTAGTATACCCTAACCAACAGGGCACCTGTTTTTGAGGATCTCTACCCCAGAAAATACTTTTAGTGGGCATAAAAGAATATCTCCAGGGAATATCATCGCCAGGTTGAATTTTAAATTGACTAAAATCGACTGAGCGACGATGAATTCTTGGAGGAGTACCCGTTTTAAAACGGCCAAGTTCTATTCCTTGATCTTTCAACCCTTGTGACAAATTCACAGCAGTTTGTTGACCATTGGGACCCCCTTCATATTTTGTTGGCCCAATAATAATTCGGCCTCGAAGATACGTGCCACTTGTAAGTACCACATTATTTGCCTTAAAATAGGCTCCCGTTCGAGTGACTACTCCTGTAAGTTGACCCTCCTCAACCTTAATGTTTTCAACAAGGGCTTGGATAATAGTTAACCGAGGCTGTGCCAAAAGAACATCTCTCATACGATGAGCATAGGCTTGCTTATCTGATTGAACTCTTAAGGCATGAACCGCTGGCCCTTTTCCCGTGTTAAGCATCCGTACTTGTAAGGACGTCTCATCACCAACAATACCCATTTGCCCACCCAAGGCGTCAATTTCACGGACTAAATGCCCCTTTGCCGGACCCCCTAAAGATGGGTTACAGGGCATATGGGCAATTGAATCTAAATTTAAAGTAACAAGTAAAGTTTCACACCCTAGACGCGCAGCGGCTAATGCAGCTTCACACCCAGCATGACCTGCACCCACAACAATTACATCATAGCTACCTGCCTGATATTCCACGTCCCAACCTACTTTCCTATGCAAAATCTTGTAAAAATATCCTCTAAAAGTGACTCTTGAACATTTTGCCCCGTAATCTCGGATAAATCTTCTAAAGCTTGACGCACATCAATTGAAAGGATATCCCAAGGTATTCCCGCTTCCAAACTCGTACGCGCATTTTTCAACCCTTCTAAACCTTGTCTTAGCGCTGATATCTGACGAATATTGGACAACAAGGGTTCCTTTGATTCTTCACTAATCCCCTGATAAACACGTTTCCTAACTTCTTCCTCTAACGCATCGAATCCAATCTCCTTCTGAACGGAGAAAGGAAGCCACACCTCATTTTTAAAACGACATATTTGAGGATAATTATTCAATAGCTCAACTTTATTCATTAAAACGATAACTCGTTCAGAATACAGTTCAATGATTTTTTGTTCTTCCGAAGATAACTCTTTTCCTGCCTGGATAATCAAAAGAATAAGCTCAGCTTTTTCAACAGCCTTCCATGTCCGCTCAATACCTATTTTTTCGATAGGATCAAGGCTTTTCCTTATTCCTGCAGTATCCACAAGTTGTAAGAGAATCCCGCCAATATTAACCGACTCACGTATCTCATCACGAGTAGTCCCTGGTATATCGGTGACAATAGCACGCTCTTCTTGTATTAATGCATTTAAAAGACTTGACTTACCCACATTAGGCTGACCGACAATCACTGTCAATAAACCTTCACGTAAAATTTTACCAGTCTTACTCCCTTGAAGTAAATCCTCAGCTTGTTTAATGCCACGTTCTAAACGGATACTTAAAGCTTCTCGATCGAGTTCTTCAACATCATCTTCTGGAAAATCAATTCCCGCTTCAATAAACGCTAAGGTTCCTAAAACAGTTTCCCTTAAAGTTAAAAATTTAGCTGATAGCCCACCTTCCAACTGGGAAAGTGCCAAATCAACCGACCTTTCGTTTTTAGCTGAAATCAAATCAATAATTGCCTCAGCTTGAACAAGATCTAATTTACCATTGAGAAAAGCTCTCTTTGTAAACTCTCCTGCTTCCGCTAGACGAGCACCTTTTTTCAAACACGTTTCGATAACTTTTTGAGCTACAAATAAGCCACCATGACAACTTATTTCAATTATATCTTCCCCTGTAAAAGAATGTGGTGCATGCATTCTGCTAATCAGGACTTCATCAATTACTCTATCCCCATCACGAAAATTTCCCAAATATAACGTATAATTTTCCTGCCGTTCCCAACGCACCTTATTTTTAGGTAAAAAACAAAAATTAATAATTTCAATAGCCTTAGGTCCGCTTAGTCTTATAACATGAATGCTCGCTTCACCAAAGGAAGTCGCCAAGGCGACAATTGTATCATCCACTCAAATCGCTCCCAATAATTATAAATGTAAAAAAAAGGGGCTACATAAGCCCCTCAAGAAATTTCTTTTGATCTTTTGAGAGAAATTACAACCCGTCGGTTGGGATCTTCTCCTTCGCTAAACGTGGAAATTCGCGTATCATCTTGAAGCGCTGTATGGATTATCCTACGTTCATGAGGATTCATCGGTTCTAAAACAACCCGATTTCCTGTCCTTTTTACTCTCTCAGATAAACGTTTGGCTAAACGAACCAATGTTTCTTCACGTCTCTGCCTATATCCCTCGACATCAACGATAATTCTAATCTTTTCAGACATTTTTTTAGATATCGCTAAATTCGTAAGAAATTGTAAAGCTTCTAACGTATCACCACGTCGCCCAATTAGGATTCCTAACTCAGAACCTGTAATATTGACAAACCACTGCTTCTCTCTTTCATCTGCAATGAATTCAGCCTGAACCCCCATAGATAAACATACTTTCTCTAGAAACTGACAAGCAAGAACACCCGGATTATCTTCGTAAGATACTCTAACCTTTGCTAAACGGGTTCCTAATAATCCAAAAAGCCCTTTCTTTGTAGGTTCTTCTAAGACTTCAATAGATGTTTGATCGCGTTTAACCCCTAATTCCGTAAGACAAGCTTCAATAGCGTCTTCCACAGTTTTTCCTGTTTTCTCAGCTATCCTCATGGAAATCCTCCCTCACGTTCCTCCGCACCTTAAGCAGCAGCTTTCTCTTTTTCACTATCTAACTTGC from the Desulfitobacterium metallireducens DSM 15288 genome contains:
- the jag gene encoding RNA-binding cell elongation regulator Jag/EloR, which produces MRIAEKTGKTVEDAIEACLTELGVKRDQTSIEVLEEPTKKGLFGLLGTRLAKVRVSYEDNPGVLACQFLEKVCLSMGVQAEFIADEREKQWFVNITGSELGILIGRRGDTLEALQFLTNLAISKKMSEKIRIIVDVEGYRQRREETLVRLAKRLSERVKRTGNRVVLEPMNPHERRIIHTALQDDTRISTFSEGEDPNRRVVISLKRSKEIS
- the mnmE gene encoding tRNA uridine-5-carboxymethylaminomethyl(34) synthesis GTPase MnmE translates to MDDTIVALATSFGEASIHVIRLSGPKAIEIINFCFLPKNKVRWERQENYTLYLGNFRDGDRVIDEVLISRMHAPHSFTGEDIIEISCHGGLFVAQKVIETCLKKGARLAEAGEFTKRAFLNGKLDLVQAEAIIDLISAKNERSVDLALSQLEGGLSAKFLTLRETVLGTLAFIEAGIDFPEDDVEELDREALSIRLERGIKQAEDLLQGSKTGKILREGLLTVIVGQPNVGKSSLLNALIQEERAIVTDIPGTTRDEIRESVNIGGILLQLVDTAGIRKSLDPIEKIGIERTWKAVEKAELILLIIQAGKELSSEEQKIIELYSERVIVLMNKVELLNNYPQICRFKNEVWLPFSVQKEIGFDALEEEVRKRVYQGISEESKEPLLSNIRQISALRQGLEGLKNARTSLEAGIPWDILSIDVRQALEDLSEITGQNVQESLLEDIFTRFCIGK
- the mnmG gene encoding tRNA uridine-5-carboxymethylaminomethyl(34) synthesis enzyme MnmG produces the protein MEYQAGSYDVIVVGAGHAGCEAALAAARLGCETLLVTLNLDSIAHMPCNPSLGGPAKGHLVREIDALGGQMGIVGDETSLQVRMLNTGKGPAVHALRVQSDKQAYAHRMRDVLLAQPRLTIIQALVENIKVEEGQLTGVVTRTGAYFKANNVVLTSGTYLRGRIIIGPTKYEGGPNGQQTAVNLSQGLKDQGIELGRFKTGTPPRIHRRSVDFSQFKIQPGDDIPWRYSFMPTKSIFWGRDPQKQVPCWLGYTTLQTHEIIRDNLYRAPLYSGEIEGIGPRYCPSIEDKVVRFADRSAHQIFLEPEGWNSDELYVAGLSTSMPEDVQYEILRSIPGLEKVKLLRPGYAIEYDYVKPHQLSLSLEVRKLPGLFTAGQLNGTSGYEEAAAQGLLAGINAALRAKEKDPFIIRRSEGYLGVLVDDLVNKGVKEPYRLLTSRAEYRLVLRQDNADLRLTDRGRQIGLVDDERWQRFDQKREELEKVKTLWHETVFSPLNQEFQELLSSVHSTPAKGGLSAEELIRRPEVSVQELKKLISSLIDYEEEVLQEAEIETKYAGYIDKQRVEIEKFAKMEERLLPLNIQYDEVLGLSTEGRQRLKEVYPVNLGQASRITGVTPADISVLMVYLEQRRRGVKNDAS